One Myxococcales bacterium genomic region harbors:
- a CDS encoding YqhA family protein, producing the protein MKTLQRWIETAFETFLFNARLIVILAVLGSLTGSFLMFVKGAIAIFHTAVEFVKHPMAHSGHGDGGEDLSVSLISSVDAFLFATVLLIFAMGIYELFISKIDPASRTSESRPNWLQIHSLDDLKGAVGKVILMILIVRLFESAVKMKYEQPAPPALPRSLGALRRSRALPPAPRPQTRPEGPRRRVPRRRHETRSRRHEARREAPHLGARAAPRARPRARSEARARPRTGPRPRGRSRAHGVRARATWTPGPQPVDPTRHGPSRVRSVRRAARRPSSSPGLHAGPSPSATSATSAGAPGVWPIAPAAAAVAARAERGRAGERGAPTRPAGKSP; encoded by the coding sequence ATGAAAACGCTGCAACGCTGGATCGAGACCGCCTTCGAGACGTTCCTCTTCAACGCGCGCCTCATCGTGATCTTGGCGGTGCTCGGCTCGCTCACGGGCAGCTTCCTCATGTTCGTGAAGGGCGCCATCGCGATCTTTCACACGGCCGTCGAGTTCGTGAAGCACCCCATGGCCCACTCGGGCCACGGCGACGGGGGCGAGGACCTCTCGGTGTCGCTCATCTCGTCGGTCGACGCCTTCCTCTTCGCCACGGTGCTGCTCATCTTCGCGATGGGCATCTACGAGCTCTTCATCAGCAAGATCGATCCGGCGAGCCGCACCTCCGAGTCGCGCCCGAACTGGCTCCAGATCCACTCGCTCGACGACCTGAAGGGCGCGGTCGGCAAGGTCATCCTGATGATCCTCATCGTCCGGCTCTTCGAGTCGGCGGTGAAGATGAAGTACGAGCAGCCCGCTCCACCTGCTCTACCTCGGTCTCTCGGTGCTCTTCGTCGCAGCCGCGCTCTACCTCCAGCACCTCGGCCACAAACACGACCCGAAGGGCCACGGCGACGAGTCCCACGACGGCGACACGAAACACGATCACGGCGACACGAAGCCCGACGAGAAGCCCCTCACCTTGGTGCCCGAGCCGCACCACGCGCACGCCCACGCGCACGCTCCGAAGCCCGCGCACGCCCACGCACAGGCCCACGCCCACGCGGTCGCTCACGCGCCCATGGGGTACGCGCACGCGCAACATGGACACCCGGGCCACAGCCCGTCGATCCCACCCGGCATGGCCCCTCAAGGGTACGATCCGTACGCCGCGCAGCGCGCCGCCCAAGCTCAAGCCCAGGGCTACACGCCGGCCCCTCCCCAAGCGCAACAAGCGCAACAAGCGCAGGCGCCCCAGGGGTATGGCCAATTGCCCCCGCAGCAGCGGCGGTAGCGGCGCGGGCCGAGAGAGGGAGAGCGGGAGAGCGGGGTGCCCCCACCCGCCCGGCGGGAAAAAGCCCGTGA
- a CDS encoding PepSY domain-containing protein — MPVFDAAVVLSGHDDGSFAFLGLDPLPDLHGFDVTPSISKERARAAALAALGLEDAADLPVTVSLGVQREGAPRLAYRVEVSTEEEPLRVHVDAKTEEVLEQGAIGLNLTVQASSAASYYFAGRPAANATTPAIPRDPYYAEGKTLPFTLDASGRPWVTTLRAQPRFETS; from the coding sequence GTGCCGGTCTTCGACGCGGCGGTGGTGCTCTCGGGGCACGACGACGGCTCGTTCGCGTTCCTCGGGCTCGACCCGCTCCCCGACCTCCACGGCTTCGACGTGACCCCGTCCATCTCGAAGGAGCGGGCACGCGCCGCCGCGCTCGCAGCCCTCGGCCTCGAGGACGCGGCGGACCTCCCGGTCACGGTGAGCCTCGGCGTCCAGCGCGAGGGCGCCCCGCGGCTCGCCTACCGCGTCGAGGTCTCCACCGAAGAAGAGCCCCTCCGCGTCCACGTCGACGCCAAGACCGAAGAGGTCCTCGAGCAAGGCGCCATCGGTCTGAACCTCACCGTGCAAGCCAGCTCCGCCGCGAGCTACTACTTCGCCGGTCGTCCCGCTGCGAACGCAACGACCCCAGCGATTCCGAGGGATCCGTACTACGCGGAAGGTAAAACACTCCCCTTCACGCTCGATGCTTCCGGACGTCCGTGGGTCACGACCCTCCGCGCCCAGCCCCGTTTCGAGACCTCATGA